In Musa acuminata AAA Group cultivar baxijiao chromosome BXJ3-9, Cavendish_Baxijiao_AAA, whole genome shotgun sequence, a single genomic region encodes these proteins:
- the LOC135649693 gene encoding serine hydroxymethyltransferase 4-like, with translation MNGEREGAEEESPSSCQTPGNAKVPLAPQQKPEDEAMSLLVRTMDIFHMYLTFNVTTCNKVTSILCTTTALPVTSAETSSHLQSMWPQTLDPSSHLIKPSSPFPHSRLRPSLPPLRFSFPSSSPILQRVRLAAASAMESVAEWGLTPLSAVDPEIHDLIEHEKHRQSHGIELIASENFTSFAVIEALGSALTNKYSEGMPGNRYYGGNEHIDAIENLCRSRALAAFRLDPARWGVNVQPYSGSPANFAAYTALLNPHDRIMGLDLPSGGHLTHGYYTSGGKKISATSIYFESLPYKVSSVTGYIDYDKLEEKALDFRPKLIICGGSAYPRDWDYARFRSIADKCGALLLCDMAHISGLVAAQEAANPFESCDVVTTTTHKSLRGPRSGMIFFRKGPKPPKKGQPEDAVYDFEDKINFAVFPALQGGPHNHQIAALAVALKQATSPGFKAYAKQVKANAVALGNYLMSKGYKLVTDGTENHLVLWDLRPLGLTGNKVEKLCDLCNITVNKNAVFGDSSALAPGGVRIGTPAMTSRGLIEKDFERIAEFLHQAVTLCLSIQKEHGKLLKDFNKGLVNNKDIEELKAAVDKFASSFHMPGFHMSAMRYKE, from the exons ATGAATGGCGAAAGA GAAGGTGCAGAGGAGGAATCACCCAGCTCATGCCAGACCCCAGGAAACGCCAAGGTTCCCCTGGCACCTCAACAAAAGCCTGAAGACGAGGCCATGTCGCTCTTAGTACGGACCATGGACATCTTCCACATGTATCTAACGTTCAACGTGACCACATGCAACAAG GTGACGAGCATCCTGTGCACCACCACCGCGCTCCCAGTAACAAGCGCAGAAACATCCTCACACTTGCAGTCCATGTGGCCTCAGACCCTCGACCCCTCCTCCCACCTTATAAAGCCCTCTTCTCCATTCCCCCACTCCCGACTACGTCCGTCTCTTCCTCCGCTCCGCTTCTCCTTTCCATCCTCTTCTCCTATTCTCCAACGTGTCCgcctcgccgccgcctccgccatgGAGTCAGTCGCCGAGTGGGGCCTCACCCCTCTGTCCGCCGTCGACCCGGAGATCCACGATCTCATCGAGCATGAGAAGCACCGCCAGTCCCACGGTATCGAGCTCATCGCCTCCGAGAACTTCACCTCCTTCGCCGTCATCGAGGCCCTCGGCAGCGCCCTCACCAACAAGTACTCCGAGGGCATGCCCGGCAACCGCTACTACGGTGGCAATGAGCACATCGACGCCATCGAGAACCTCTGCCGCTCCCGCGCCCTCGCCGCGTTCCGCCTCGACCCTGCCAGGTGGGGCGTCAATGTCCAGCCCTACTCCGGCAGCCCCGCCAACTTTGCCGCCTATACCGCCCTTCTTAACCCCCACGACCGCATCATGGGCCTCGACCTCCCCTCCGGCGGCCATCTCACCCACGGATACTACACCTCCGGGGGAAAGAAGATCTCCGCCACCTCCATCTACTTTGAGAGCCTGCCCTACAAGGTCAGCTCTGTCACCGGCTACATCGACTACGACAAGCTCGAGGAGAAAGCTCTCGACTTCCGCCCTAAGCTCATCATCTGCGGCGGGAGCGCGTATCCTCGAGACTGGGACTACGCAAGATTCAGGTCCATTGCTGACAAGTGCGGCGCATTGTTGCTGTGCGATATGGCTCACATTAGTGGCCTCGTGGCCGCTCAG GAAGCTGCAAATCCCTTTGAGTCCTGTGATGTGGTTACAACCACCACTCACAAGAGTCTCAGAGGACCGAGATCCGGCATGATCTTCTTCAGGAAGGGCCCTAAGCCTCCAAAGAAGGGACAGCCAGAAGACGCTGTCTATGATTTCGAAGATAAAATCAACTTTGCTGTGTTCCCAGCCCTCCAAGGTGGTCCTCACAATCACCAGATTGCTGCTTTGGCTGTTGCATTGAAGCAGGCAACTTCACCTGGATTCAAGGCCTATGCCAAGCAGGTCAAGGCCAATGCGGTTGCTCTTGGAAACTATCTGATGAGCAAGGGATACAAACTGGTGACAGACGGAACTGAGAATCATCTTGTCCTTTGGGATCTCCGACCTCTTGGCTTGACCG GAAACAAGGTTGAGAAACTTTGTGATCTTTGCAATATCACCGTCAACAAAAATGCTGTTTTTGGTGACAGCAGTGCATTGGCTCCTGGAGGTGTACGAATTG GTACTCCTGCCATGACCTCAAGGGGCTTGATTGAGAAGGACTTTGAGCGGATAGCAGAGTTCCTTCACCAGGCAGTAACCCTTTGTTTGAGCATTCAGAAGGAACATGGGAAGCTGCTGAAGGACTTTAACAAAGGCTTGGTGAACAACAAGGATATCGAGGAACTCAAGGCAGCGGTGGACAAGTTTGCTTCCTCATTCCACATGCCTGGCTTTCATATGTCTGCCATGAGGTACAAGGAGTAG
- the LOC135649692 gene encoding receptor-like kinase TMK4: MAKRRKQCLVGAAVPRLLHLVMLLVALDLVRRCRAASPSSSSSPDAKAMSDLARALSGLPSSWKTGSDPCDPEWDGVTCSAGRVSSINLASRGVSGTLPDSLNALTSLASLQLQRNRLSGPLPLLPDLASLQSLFLDGNAFDLLPNTFFAGLSALQEISLDDLPLAPWNLSQDLAAAVGLSKLSASNASLSGTLPDFLGSLPNLNVLRLSYNQLTGPLPSSLAGSSVQQLLLNNQQSRDKLSGRIDVLSAMPQLTMVWLQSNSFTGPIPDLSNLTALESFNVRDNALTGVVPPSLTACPTLRNATLSNNLLQGPFPQFSSKSVTLDIDKGNQFCNSGDSPCDPRVTALLAVAEGFGYPAVLAKSWKGNDPCASWLGVTCNAQKDIIVLNFGSQHFGGVISPAFASFTALRQLYLSNNGLTGLIPDSLTQLPQLQLLDVSNNSLSGKIPAFSSSVTLKLDGNTKLGSDSDSSGGSSSSPSSGMPGSTSGSSGNSGGSKSSSAAMIAGIIVAVVVLVGCSVALFMHYHKKKQEKKFGRVPMGTPPNEPEIVSIGVGGMNGNGGGLGMLYSQSSTGSTGSYMVEAQGMHISIQSLRRATNNFSEDNVLGRGGFGIVYKGDHNGTLIAVKRNQCDLMGKKGQEEFKAEIDVLKKVKHRNLVTLLGYCDDAQERLLVYEYMSGGTLGDHLFEWQSRHEPPLTWKQRLTIALDVARAIEYLHSLAQESFIHRDLKPSNILLDKDLRAKVSDFGLVKLADDNQKSMMTRLAGTFGYLAPEYATTGKVSTKVDVYAFGVILMELITGRKVLDESLPPEDSHLVALFRRGFSHEKNKFLNAMVDQILELDEEAHQSLAEVADLAWHCTAREPYQRPDMSHAVNRVAPLVEQWRPTNCAIEDDGEPSLSLTERLKRWRYDNTNSTTESFDYTSSDV, from the exons ATGGCGAAGAGGAGGAAGCAATGCCTTGTAGGCGCCGCCGTCCCCCGTCTTCTCCACCTCGTGATGTTGCTCGTTGCGTTGGATCTGGTGCGGCGATGCCGCGCGgcctcgccctcctcctcctcctcgccggaCGCCAAGGCCATGTCGGACCTGGCGCGCGCCCTCTCGGGGTTGCCCTCCAGCTGGAAGACCGGCTCTGACCCTTGTGACCCCGAGTGGGACGGCGTCACCTGCTCCGCCGGCCGCGTCTCCAGCATCAACCTCGCCTCGCGCGGCGTCTCCGGCACCCTTCCAGACTCCCTCAACGCTCTGACCTCCCTTGCCTCCCTCCAGCTCCAGCGCAACCGCCTGTCCGGCCCCCTTCCCCTCCTCCCCGACCTCGCCTCCCTTCAGTCCCTCTTCCTTGACGGAAACGCCTTCGACTTACTCCCCAACACCTTCTTCGCCGGCCTCTCCGCCCTCCAGGAGATCTCCCTTGACGACCTCCCCCTCGCCCCCTGGAACCTTTCCCAGGATCTCGCCGCCGCCGTCGGCCTCTCCAAGCTCTCCGCCTCCAACGCCTCCCTCTCGGGGACCCTCCCCGACTTCCTCGGCTCCCTCCCCAACCTCAACGTCCTCCGCCTCTCCTACAACCAGCTCACCGGCCCCCTCCCGTCCTCCCTCGCCGGCTCCAGCGTGCAGCAGCTACTCCTCAACAACCAGCAGTCCCGCGACAAGCTCTCCGGCCGCATCGACGTCCTCTCCGCCATGCCGCAGCTCACCATGGTCTGGCTTCAGTCCAACAGCTTCACGGGGCCTATCCCGGACCTCTCCAACCTCACCGCCCTCGAGTCCTTCAATGTCCGCGACAACGCCCTAACCGGCGTCGTCCCGCCATCCCTCACCGCCTGTCCCACCCTCAGGAACGCCACCCTCTCGAACAACCTGCTCCAGGGGCCCTTCCCGCAGTTCTCGAGCAAATCCGTCACCCTGGACATCGACAAGGGCAACCAGTTCTGCAACTCCGGCGACAGCCCGTGCGACCCTCGTGTCACGGCGCTGCTTGCGGTCGCCGAGGGGTTCGGGTACCCTGCCGTGCTCGCTAAGTCATGGAAGGGGAACGACCCATGCGCCAGCTGGCTGGGCGTCACCTGCAACGCGCAGAAGGACATCATCGTCCTCAATTTCGGGAGCCAGCACTTTGGCGGTGTCATCTCGCCGGCCTTTGCTAGCTTCACCGCTCTGCGTCAGCTGTATCTAAGCAACAACGGCCTCACCGGCTTAATTCCAGACAGCTTGACGCAGCTCCCGCAGCTCCAGTTGCTGGATGTCAGCAATAACAGCCTCTCAGGAAAGATACCGGCATTTTCCAGCTCCGTCACGCTCAAGCTGGATGGCAACACCAAGCTAGGAAGTGACTCAGACTCGAGCGGCGGAagctcttcttctccttcaagCGGGATGCCTGGTTCTACATCCGGCAGCAGTGGTAACTCCGGTGGATCGAAGTCGTCATCAGCAGCCATGATTGCTGGCATAATCGTGGCAGTGGTGGTTCTCGTTGGTTGTTCAGTGGCATTGTTTATGCATTATCATAAAAAGAAACAGGAAAAGAAATTTGGCCGTGTTCCGATGGGAACCCCTCCAAACGAGCCAGAGATAGTTAGTATAGGGGTGGGTGGTATGAACGGCAATGGTGGAGGCTTGGGGATGCTTTACAGCCAAAGCAGCACCGGGAGCACTGGCTCCTACATGGTTGAAGCTCAAGGAATGCACATATCAATCCAATCCCTTCGAAGGGCTACTAATAATTTCAGCGAAGATAATGTGTTGGGCAGGGGTGGGTTTGGTATTGTATACAAAGGGGATCATAATGGGACTCTGATTGCTGTGAAGAGAAACCAGTGTGATTTAATGGGTAAGAAGGGGCAGGAGGAGTTCAAAGCAGAGATTGATGTTCTTAAGAAGGTTAAGCATCGGAACTTGGTCACACTTCTTGGCTACTGTGATGATGCTCAAGAGAGGCTTTTGGTGTATGAATACATGTCTGGGGGTACACTGGGGGATCACTTGTTTGAATGGCAGAGCAGACACGAACCACCACTTACTTGGAAGCAGCGGCTGACGATTGCTCTCGATGTTGCTAGAGCGATCGAGTACTTGCATAGTTTGGCTCAAGAAAGTTTCATTCACAGAGATCTGAAGCCCTCTAACATACTCTTGGACAAGGACTTGAGGGCCAAGGTTTCTGATTTTGGGTTGGTCAAGCTTGCGGATGACAATCAGAAGTCCATGATGACACGATTAGCAGGGACATTTGGGTATCTTGCTCCTGAGTATGCTA CTACTGGAAAGGTGTCGACCAAGGTTGATGTTTATGCATTTGGTGTGATATTGATGGAGCTAATTACTGGGAGAAAAGTACTAGATGAGTCGCTCCCACCTGAAGATAGCCATCTGGTGGCATTATTCCGTAGGGGATTTTCCCATGAAAAGAACAAATTTTTGAACGCCATGGTGGATCAAATTCTTGAGCTTgatgaagaagctcatcagaGCTTGGCGGAAGTTGCAGACCTAGCTTGGCACTGTACAGCCCGTGAACCTTATCAGAGGCCTGACATGAGCCATGCAGTCAATAGGGTAGCTCCCCTAGTTGAACAGTGGAGGCCCACCAACTGTGCCATTGAAGATGATGGTGAGCCGAGTTTGAGTCTGACCGAAAGACTCAAGAGATGGCGATACGATAACACCAATTCAACAACAGAGTCATTCGATTATACTTCAAGTGATGTCTGA
- the LOC135650073 gene encoding transcription factor bHLH78-like, translated as MEKEGFFAVNWQPKMYSGSDGDQLPHSYLSLSWGQPMCHCRDTHLESALSSLVSSPSSSTPAGNESVVVSERSGRLCSICNSGEISPPSRYQSANNTSCYRTPLDSPPKLILSTMGHQQRGRAPLPMPGNQTAAEQFAPFTADSGFAERAARLSYFGATSGGGLGAQFGLAEAVKLSRVSSSQSLIAASRQQMGASNSGKEAPMTDAERSKTETRLKLGGRTSGSSTPDESSSMSDRMTTSSAETNSRKRKSAPKGTPLTSSNTNPLKLSEVGDSDTKRCRPAETNATAVEPKKQNNSAKPSEPPKDYIHVRARRGQATASHSLAERVRREKISERMKLLQDLVPGCSKATGKAVMLDETINYVQALQRQVEFLSMKLATLNPQLDFSCGQQPLGIPLESMVANGSDVHGSLFG; from the exons ATGGAAAAGGAGGGATTTTTCGCCGTGAACTGGCAGCCGAAGATGTATTCCGGGTCCGACGGCGATCAATTGCCGCATTCCTACCTCAGCCTTAGCTGGGGGCAGCCCATGTGCCACTGCCGCGATACCCACTTGGAGTCGGCGCTCAGCTCGCTCGTCTCGTCGCCGTCGTCCAGCACGCCTGCCGGCAACGAAAGCGTCGTCGTCAGTGAGCGCAGCGGCCGGCTCTGCAGCATCTGCAACTCCGGGGAGATATCCCCTCCCTCGCGGTACCAGAGTGCTAACAACACCTCGTGTTACAGGACGCCGCTCGATTCCCCTCCGAAGCTCATTCTTTCCACGATGGGTCACCAGCAGCGGGGCAGGGCACCCCTGCCGATGCCGGGGAATCAAACGGCGGCCGAGCAATTCGCGCCGTTCACAGCCGACTCGGGATTCGCGGAGAGAGCCGCGAGGTTGTCGTACTTTGGAGCGACGAGTGGCGGCGGTCTTGGGGCCCAATTCGGCCTCGCCGAGGCTGTAAAGCTGTCGAGGGTCTCAAGCAGCCAGTCTCTGATCGCAGCCAGCCGGCAACAGATGGGAGCTTCGAACAGCGGCAAGGAGGCACCAATGACGGACGCAGAGAGATCGAAGACGGAGACAAGGTTGAAGCTTGGTGGTCGGACGTCAGGATCTTCGACGCCAGACGAATCGTCGTCCATGTCGGATAGGATGACGACGAGCAGTGCAGAGACCAACTCGAGGAAGCGGAAGTCAGCTCCAAAGGGGACACCTTTAACATCCTCCAACACGAATCCTCTCAAG CTGAGCGAGGTGGGAGATTCCGATACAAAGAGATGCAGACCAGCTGAAACCAATGCGACGGCGGTCGAGCCAAAGAAACAGAACAACAGTGCGAAGCCTTCGGAGCCCCCCAAAGACTACATCCATGTCAGGGCGAGAAGGGGACAAGCCACCGCCAGCCACAGCCTCGCGGAGAGG GTCAGAAGAGAGAAGATCAGTGAGAGGATGAAGCTTCTGCAGGATCTTGTGCCGGGCTGCAGTAAG GCAACCGGCAAAGCGGTAATGCTGGACGAGACCATCAACTACGTGCAGGCATTGCAGCGGCAAGTCGAG TTCTTGTCGATGAAGTTGGCGACCTTAAATCCCCAACTAGACTTCTCATGTGGTCAGCAACCTCTGGGGATCCCTCTTGAGAGCATGGTGGCCAATGGATCTGATGTACATGGATCCCTCTTCGGATAG